CAAATATCCGACAAAGCTGAAACTCCTGACTCTATACATGCAGCGACAAGAAACACGGAAAAAAAGAACCCCTCTGTTCATAAAAAGGTATTTGGAATTTCGGTTAGTGGATTTCACGATATCAAAACTTGTCAAATGGTTCCGAAAAGCACGCTTTCGGGCCTGGTTGTTTATAGGGCGTTGGATCCTGAAGGGCAATGTTGGGACTCGCCCATGCTTCCATCCACGGTGACTCTTAATCCGAATCTTAGGCTAAGGGTGGCGGGCAGGATTGAGTCAGGATTCACCGTGAAGAAACGAGAGGACGTTGTAAAATGACGGATTCTACTGGATATGGATCCCGGCGGATTCAATTCACCTGAACATGCAGAATTCAACTCCAAAGATTAGTGTTGTCACACCATCCCTCAATAATTTTGACACGATAAGGGTCTGTATCGAAAGCATTCAGCAACAGACAGTTCGCGCTCAACATATTATTATTGACGGCGTTTCCAGAGACGGGTCACTGGAACTGATCAGACAAGTCTCCTCTCCCGACTCAATAATTGTCTCAGAATCTGACAACTCTGAGTATGACGCAATGAATAAAGGCCTGGCGTTGGCGGATGGCGACTTTGTTGGAATCCTAAACGCCGATGACTATTACGCTCACGACAAGGTACTCGAAAAAGTTCTCAACGTATTTCTGGATCCCGAAGTTGGAGCCTGTTACGGAGATCTAGTATATGTAGATCAATCAGATACGAGTAATGTAAAAAGATATTGGAAAGCGAAAAGCTTTCGGAAAGAGAGATTTTATTCCGGTTGGATGCCGCCGCATCCAACCTTTTTTTTGAGACGAGAACTGTTGGCAAAATACGGTTATTACAGGCTGGATTTTTCAAG
The sequence above is a segment of the Desulfomonilaceae bacterium genome. Coding sequences within it:
- a CDS encoding glycosyltransferase family 2 protein translates to MQNSTPKISVVTPSLNNFDTIRVCIESIQQQTVRAQHIIIDGVSRDGSLELIRQVSSPDSIIVSESDNSEYDAMNKGLALADGDFVGILNADDYYAHDKVLEKVLNVFLDPEVGACYGDLVYVDQSDTSNVKRYWKAKSFRKERFYSGWMPPHPTFFLRRELLAKYGYYRLDFSSAADYEFMLRYLLKYQIKARYIPDVLVKMRIGGKSNFSLKQRLIANRFDRKAWDVNGLKPRPWTLILKPLSKIGQYLFPNKRCCA